The Dermacentor albipictus isolate Rhodes 1998 colony chromosome 2, USDA_Dalb.pri_finalv2, whole genome shotgun sequence genome has a segment encoding these proteins:
- the LOC139056017 gene encoding glyceraldehyde-3-phosphate dehydrogenase 2-like isoform X2 has protein sequence MSQHLFCPNRLFFSQFRDSGTSSNMSAKIGINGFGRIGRLVLRAALAKGVEVVAVNDPFIDVKYMVYMFKYDSTHGRYHGDVHEEGGMLVVNGHKIHVFQEMKPASIPWGKVGAEIVVESTGVFTTLEKAQLHIDGGAHRVVISAPSADAPMFVMGVNHTTYNPSMKIVSNASCTTNCLAPLAKVINDNFGIVEGLMSTVHATTATQKTVDGPSHKAWRDGRGAAQNIIPASTGAAKAVGKVIPELNGKLTGMAFRVPTPDVSVVDLTCRLAKEATYDEIKAVVKAASLSDHWKGILGYTEDEVVSTDFLGDTHSSIFDAKAGIALSKTFVKLISWYDNEYGYSNRVVDLIKYMKSRG, from the exons ATGTCGCAGCACCTATTTTGTCCGAATAG GTTATTCTTCAGCCAATTCCGTGACTCGGGCACCAGCAGCAACATGAGCGCGAAGATCGGCATCAACGG CTTTGGACGCATTGGCCGCCTTGTGCTGCGTGCCGCACTCGCCAAGGGCGTTGAGGTCGTGGCTGTCAATGATCCGTTCATTGATGTCAAGTACATG GTGTACATGTTCAAATATGATTCAACCCACGGCCGCTACCATGGCGATGTCCACGAGGAGGGAGGGATGCTTGTGGTGAACGGCCACAAGATTCACGTCTTCCAGGA GATGAAGCCCGCCAGCATTCCTTGGGGCAAAGTTGGCGCCGAGATTGTGGTGGAGTCCACTGGAGTCTTCACCACGCTGGAGAAGGCTCAGCTGCACATTGATGGTGGAGCCCACCGG GTGGTCATCTCTGCTCCATCTGCGGATGCCCCCATGTTTGTGATGGGTGTCAACCACACTACCTACAATCCAAGCATGAAGATTGTGAGCAACGCATCGTGCACCACCAACTGCCTGGCCCCCTTGGCCAAGGTCATCAACGACAACTTCGGCATTGTTGAGGGCCTCATGTCTACCGTCCATGCCACCACGGCCACCCAGAAGACTGTGGACGGACCGAGCCACAAG GCGTGGCGTGACGGCCGTGGCGCCGCCCAGAACATCATCCCGGCCTCAACGGGAGCTGCCAAGGCTGTGGGCAAGGTGATCCCCGAACTGAATGGCAAGCTGACCGGCATGGCTTTCCGCGTCCCAACTCCGGACGTCTCGGTCGTTGATCTGACCTGCCGCCTTGCCAAGGAGGCTACCTACGACGAGATCAAGGCAGTGGTCAAGGCTGCCTCTCTCAGTGACCACTGGAAGGGAATCCTTGGATACACTGAAGATGAG GTTGTGTCAACCGACTTCCTTGGGGACACCCACAGCAGCATCTTTGATGCCAAGGCTGGCATCGCCCTTAGCAAGACCTTTGTCAAGCTCATCTCGTG GTACGACAACGAGTACGGCTACAGCAACCGTGTGGTTGACCTGATCAAGTACATGAAGTCCAGGGGCTAA
- the LOC139056017 gene encoding glyceraldehyde-3-phosphate dehydrogenase 2-like isoform X3, which yields MSAKIGINGFGRIGRLVLRAALAKGVEVVAVNDPFIDVKYMVYMFKYDSTHGRYHGDVHEEGGMLVVNGHKIHVFQEMKPASIPWGKVGAEIVVESTGVFTTLEKAQLHIDGGAHRVVISAPSADAPMFVMGVNHTTYNPSMKIVSNASCTTNCLAPLAKVINDNFGIVEGLMSTVHATTATQKTVDGPSHKAWRDGRGAAQNIIPASTGAAKAVGKVIPELNGKLTGMAFRVPTPDVSVVDLTCRLAKEATYDEIKAVVKAASLSDHWKGILGYTEDEVVSTDFLGDTHSSIFDAKAGIALSKTFVKLISWYDNEYGYSNRVVDLIKYMKSRG from the exons ATGAGCGCGAAGATCGGCATCAACGG CTTTGGACGCATTGGCCGCCTTGTGCTGCGTGCCGCACTCGCCAAGGGCGTTGAGGTCGTGGCTGTCAATGATCCGTTCATTGATGTCAAGTACATG GTGTACATGTTCAAATATGATTCAACCCACGGCCGCTACCATGGCGATGTCCACGAGGAGGGAGGGATGCTTGTGGTGAACGGCCACAAGATTCACGTCTTCCAGGA GATGAAGCCCGCCAGCATTCCTTGGGGCAAAGTTGGCGCCGAGATTGTGGTGGAGTCCACTGGAGTCTTCACCACGCTGGAGAAGGCTCAGCTGCACATTGATGGTGGAGCCCACCGG GTGGTCATCTCTGCTCCATCTGCGGATGCCCCCATGTTTGTGATGGGTGTCAACCACACTACCTACAATCCAAGCATGAAGATTGTGAGCAACGCATCGTGCACCACCAACTGCCTGGCCCCCTTGGCCAAGGTCATCAACGACAACTTCGGCATTGTTGAGGGCCTCATGTCTACCGTCCATGCCACCACGGCCACCCAGAAGACTGTGGACGGACCGAGCCACAAG GCGTGGCGTGACGGCCGTGGCGCCGCCCAGAACATCATCCCGGCCTCAACGGGAGCTGCCAAGGCTGTGGGCAAGGTGATCCCCGAACTGAATGGCAAGCTGACCGGCATGGCTTTCCGCGTCCCAACTCCGGACGTCTCGGTCGTTGATCTGACCTGCCGCCTTGCCAAGGAGGCTACCTACGACGAGATCAAGGCAGTGGTCAAGGCTGCCTCTCTCAGTGACCACTGGAAGGGAATCCTTGGATACACTGAAGATGAG GTTGTGTCAACCGACTTCCTTGGGGACACCCACAGCAGCATCTTTGATGCCAAGGCTGGCATCGCCCTTAGCAAGACCTTTGTCAAGCTCATCTCGTG GTACGACAACGAGTACGGCTACAGCAACCGTGTGGTTGACCTGATCAAGTACATGAAGTCCAGGGGCTAA
- the LOC139056017 gene encoding glyceraldehyde-3-phosphate dehydrogenase 2-like isoform X1, which produces MGQEISSVAEHGRLFFSQFRDSGTSSNMSAKIGINGFGRIGRLVLRAALAKGVEVVAVNDPFIDVKYMVYMFKYDSTHGRYHGDVHEEGGMLVVNGHKIHVFQEMKPASIPWGKVGAEIVVESTGVFTTLEKAQLHIDGGAHRVVISAPSADAPMFVMGVNHTTYNPSMKIVSNASCTTNCLAPLAKVINDNFGIVEGLMSTVHATTATQKTVDGPSHKAWRDGRGAAQNIIPASTGAAKAVGKVIPELNGKLTGMAFRVPTPDVSVVDLTCRLAKEATYDEIKAVVKAASLSDHWKGILGYTEDEVVSTDFLGDTHSSIFDAKAGIALSKTFVKLISWYDNEYGYSNRVVDLIKYMKSRG; this is translated from the exons ATGGGCCAGGAGATCTCGAGCGTCGCCGAGCACGGCCG GTTATTCTTCAGCCAATTCCGTGACTCGGGCACCAGCAGCAACATGAGCGCGAAGATCGGCATCAACGG CTTTGGACGCATTGGCCGCCTTGTGCTGCGTGCCGCACTCGCCAAGGGCGTTGAGGTCGTGGCTGTCAATGATCCGTTCATTGATGTCAAGTACATG GTGTACATGTTCAAATATGATTCAACCCACGGCCGCTACCATGGCGATGTCCACGAGGAGGGAGGGATGCTTGTGGTGAACGGCCACAAGATTCACGTCTTCCAGGA GATGAAGCCCGCCAGCATTCCTTGGGGCAAAGTTGGCGCCGAGATTGTGGTGGAGTCCACTGGAGTCTTCACCACGCTGGAGAAGGCTCAGCTGCACATTGATGGTGGAGCCCACCGG GTGGTCATCTCTGCTCCATCTGCGGATGCCCCCATGTTTGTGATGGGTGTCAACCACACTACCTACAATCCAAGCATGAAGATTGTGAGCAACGCATCGTGCACCACCAACTGCCTGGCCCCCTTGGCCAAGGTCATCAACGACAACTTCGGCATTGTTGAGGGCCTCATGTCTACCGTCCATGCCACCACGGCCACCCAGAAGACTGTGGACGGACCGAGCCACAAG GCGTGGCGTGACGGCCGTGGCGCCGCCCAGAACATCATCCCGGCCTCAACGGGAGCTGCCAAGGCTGTGGGCAAGGTGATCCCCGAACTGAATGGCAAGCTGACCGGCATGGCTTTCCGCGTCCCAACTCCGGACGTCTCGGTCGTTGATCTGACCTGCCGCCTTGCCAAGGAGGCTACCTACGACGAGATCAAGGCAGTGGTCAAGGCTGCCTCTCTCAGTGACCACTGGAAGGGAATCCTTGGATACACTGAAGATGAG GTTGTGTCAACCGACTTCCTTGGGGACACCCACAGCAGCATCTTTGATGCCAAGGCTGGCATCGCCCTTAGCAAGACCTTTGTCAAGCTCATCTCGTG GTACGACAACGAGTACGGCTACAGCAACCGTGTGGTTGACCTGATCAAGTACATGAAGTCCAGGGGCTAA